Proteins found in one Campylobacter canadensis genomic segment:
- the mnmH gene encoding tRNA 2-selenouridine(34) synthase MnmH produces the protein MQEISARDFLQQYKTQITIDARSPNEHKHSRINSLNLFALDNLQREEVGTIYKHNKFNANLLGASLICKNTHRHLKFIKKNIKAYSKIYIYCARGGQRSSSIAHILSEIGFDVYKCKGGFKEIRQEVINYLDNFCDKKFVLLCGMSGVGKSRILRELDNNIDLEAMAHHLGSTFGLRNAKQPSQAQFDINLYEKLHTFNNELIFCEAESKNIGVLTLSNNFYEQINKGIKILCTASDEIRVNNCVNDYKNISKDFFMLCLKRLNKYLGNANCIYYEKLFNNKDFNTLAYELLTNYYDKVYKKPSNIDYELSLDDMKKAKEFLMQISTL, from the coding sequence ATGCAAGAAATAAGTGCAAGAGATTTTTTACAACAATATAAAACACAAATAACAATTGATGCAAGAAGCCCAAACGAACATAAACACTCAAGAATAAATTCGCTTAATTTATTTGCATTAGATAATTTACAAAGAGAAGAAGTAGGAACTATTTATAAACATAATAAATTTAATGCTAATCTTTTAGGCGCTTCTTTAATTTGTAAAAATACACACAGACATTTAAAATTTATTAAAAAAAATATAAAAGCTTATTCAAAAATTTATATTTATTGTGCTAGAGGCGGTCAAAGAAGTTCTTCAATAGCCCATATTTTAAGCGAAATCGGCTTTGATGTTTATAAATGTAAGGGCGGTTTTAAAGAAATTAGACAAGAAGTTATAAATTATTTAGATAATTTTTGCGATAAAAAATTTGTACTTTTATGTGGTATGAGCGGGGTTGGTAAAAGCAGAATTTTAAGAGAACTTGATAATAATATTGATTTAGAAGCAATGGCACATCATTTAGGTTCAACCTTTGGTCTAAGAAATGCAAAACAGCCAAGCCAAGCACAGTTTGATATAAATTTATATGAAAAATTGCATACTTTTAATAATGAATTAATCTTTTGCGAGGCAGAAAGTAAAAATATTGGGGTTTTAACTCTTAGTAATAACTTTTATGAGCAGATTAATAAGGGTATTAAAATTTTATGCACGGCAAGTGATGAGATAAGAGTAAATAATTGTGTAAATGATTACAAAAATATAAGTAAAGATTTTTTTATGTTATGTTTAAAAAGATTAAATAAATATTTAGGTAATGCAAATTGTATTTACTATGAAAAATTATTTAATAATAAAGATTTTAACACTTTAGCTTATGAATTATTAACTAATTATTATGATAAAGTTTATAAAAAACCAAGCAATATTGATTATGAGCTAAGCCTTGATGATATGAAGAAAGCAAAAGAATTTCTTATGCAAATTTCAACTTTATAA
- a CDS encoding HIT family protein — protein sequence MKYLNAPWRKKYHESKQTSCPFCNENDLLVKEGSFSKIILNKYPYSPAHFLIIPKEHKKFLNELSKECLIEMWEFTALCEDFLLNIIKAQGVNVGINLGAAAGAGIQEHLHIHALARWHRDTNFITTIAKTRVLSDDSGDILQKAREYLCKK from the coding sequence ATGAAATATTTAAACGCCCCATGGAGAAAAAAATATCACGAAAGCAAGCAAACAAGTTGCCCTTTTTGTAATGAAAACGACTTATTGGTTAAAGAAGGTAGCTTTTCTAAGATTATTTTAAATAAATATCCTTATAGCCCAGCACATTTTTTAATAATTCCAAAAGAACATAAAAAATTTTTAAACGAGCTTAGCAAAGAATGCCTTATTGAAATGTGGGAATTTACAGCACTTTGTGAAGATTTTTTATTAAATATAATAAAAGCACAAGGAGTTAATGTAGGTATAAATTTAGGTGCGGCAGCAGGTGCAGGAATACAAGAACATTTGCATATTCACGCTCTTGCAAGATGGCATCGTGATACTAATTTTATCACTACAATAGCTAAAACAAGAGTTTTAAGTGATGATAGTGGTGATATTTTGCAAAAGGCAAGAGAATATTTATGCAAGAAATAA
- the serS gene encoding serine--tRNA ligase yields the protein MINLKLIETNYEEFNRKLKAKKVDDGVLKNLLDKYNECKKEKAKLEELQAFQNANSKQLALLASKKEDTSALKNSLNENKQNITNAQERVRMLEEEVENIASSLPNLIADVVPIGEDEEDNVEIKKVLTPPTFDFSPKDHYDLGVNLGWLDFTRGVKVAKSRFVALRGEGARLERALYNYMIDFNQKRGFEFVNTPYIVNTTTMYGTGQLPKFKEDLFKIEDEELYLIPTSEVSVTNLYADEIINKNDLPIKMTCYSPCFRKEAGSAGKDTKGIIRQHQFGKVELVSISDAQNSDKVFNEMLDCASDLLTSLGLAHRHLMLCSGDLGFSAGKTVDLEVWLPGQNKYREISSVSNCYDFQARRAKIRYKDENGKNQLAHTLNGSSLAVGRTLVAIMENYQRKDGSIAIPEVLRKYM from the coding sequence ATGATTAATTTAAAATTAATTGAAACAAATTACGAAGAATTTAATCGTAAATTAAAAGCAAAAAAAGTTGATGATGGTGTTTTAAAAAACTTATTAGACAAATATAACGAATGTAAAAAAGAAAAAGCAAAACTTGAAGAATTACAAGCTTTTCAAAATGCAAATTCTAAGCAGCTTGCACTTTTAGCTAGTAAAAAAGAAGATACAAGCGCTTTAAAAAATAGCCTAAATGAAAATAAGCAAAATATAACAAACGCTCAAGAAAGAGTAAGAATGCTAGAAGAAGAAGTAGAGAATATAGCTAGTTCTTTACCTAACTTAATCGCTGATGTTGTTCCTATTGGAGAAGATGAAGAAGATAATGTTGAAATTAAAAAGGTTTTAACACCACCTACATTTGATTTTAGTCCAAAAGACCATTACGACTTAGGAGTTAATCTTGGTTGGCTTGACTTTACAAGAGGGGTTAAAGTAGCAAAAAGCCGTTTTGTAGCTTTAAGAGGAGAAGGTGCTAGATTAGAAAGAGCTTTGTATAATTATATGATTGATTTTAATCAAAAAAGAGGCTTTGAATTTGTAAATACACCTTATATTGTAAATACTACTACAATGTATGGTACAGGACAATTACCTAAATTTAAAGAAGACTTATTTAAAATTGAAGATGAAGAATTATATTTAATACCTACTAGCGAAGTGAGCGTTACAAATTTATATGCTGATGAAATTATTAATAAAAACGACCTACCTATTAAAATGACTTGTTACTCTCCATGTTTTAGAAAAGAAGCAGGAAGCGCAGGAAAAGATACTAAAGGCATAATTAGACAACATCAGTTTGGAAAAGTTGAGCTAGTTAGTATTAGCGATGCTCAAAATAGCGATAAAGTATTTAATGAAATGCTTGATTGTGCTAGTGATTTGCTAACTTCTTTAGGTTTAGCTCATAGACATCTTATGCTTTGTAGCGGAGATTTAGGTTTTAGTGCTGGTAAAACTGTAGATTTAGAAGTGTGGTTACCAGGTCAAAACAAATATAGAGAAATAAGTTCTGTAAGTAATTGCTATGATTTTCAAGCAAGAAGAGCAAAGATTAGATATAAAGATGAAAACGGTAAAAACCAACTAGCTCATACTCTAAATGGTTCTAGCCTTGCAGTTGGTAGAACCTTAGTTGCTATTATGGAAAATTATCAAAGAAAAGATGGAAGTATAGCAATTCCTGAAGTATTAAGAAAGTACATGTAA
- the trpS gene encoding tryptophan--tRNA ligase, whose amino-acid sequence MKIFTGIQPSGDLHIGNYFGAIKPMLEQKNNLIMFIADYHAMTSVLKKNNLLKENIKKAAAAFVSLGLDYKNNIFYLQSDVKEVLELYWILSNFTPMGLLERAHSYKDKIAKGISPNHSLFSYPVLMAADILLFDANKVPVGKDQIQHIEIARDIAIKINNEFGQIFSLPEALIDENMQTIVGTDGAKMSKSYSNTIDIFTDYKSLKKQVNKIASDSTPLEEPKDWQNCNIFKIASLFLNEDEQNSLKQRYASGKEGYGHFKLYLCDVIWEYFSKARAEYERLLSTNEIYDILNIGKDKAKVLAKQNLDKIKQAMNI is encoded by the coding sequence ATGAAAATTTTTACAGGAATTCAACCAAGTGGTGATTTACACATTGGAAATTATTTTGGTGCAATAAAGCCTATGCTTGAGCAAAAAAATAATTTAATTATGTTTATTGCTGATTATCATGCAATGACTTCGGTGCTTAAAAAAAATAATCTTTTAAAAGAAAATATAAAAAAAGCTGCTGCTGCTTTTGTATCTTTAGGGCTTGATTATAAAAATAATATTTTTTACTTACAAAGTGATGTTAAAGAAGTTTTAGAATTATATTGGATTTTATCTAATTTCACACCTATGGGACTACTTGAAAGAGCACATTCATATAAAGATAAAATAGCAAAAGGAATAAGCCCAAATCATAGTTTATTTTCTTACCCTGTTTTAATGGCAGCTGATATTTTATTATTTGATGCAAATAAAGTTCCAGTTGGAAAAGACCAAATTCAACACATTGAAATCGCAAGAGATATTGCTATTAAAATAAATAATGAATTTGGACAAATTTTTAGCCTTCCTGAAGCTTTAATTGATGAAAATATGCAAACAATAGTAGGTACTGATGGGGCTAAGATGAGCAAAAGCTATTCTAATACTATTGATATTTTTACTGATTATAAAAGTTTAAAAAAACAAGTTAATAAAATAGCAAGTGATAGCACACCGCTTGAAGAGCCTAAAGATTGGCAAAATTGTAATATTTTTAAAATAGCATCTTTATTTTTAAACGAAGATGAGCAAAATAGTTTAAAGCAAAGATATGCTAGTGGTAAAGAAGGCTATGGGCATTTTAAACTATATTTATGTGATGTTATTTGGGAATATTTTTCAAAAGCTAGAGCTGAATATGAAAGATTATTAAGCACAAATGAAATTTATGATATTTTAAATATAGGAAAAGATAAAGCTAAAGTCCTAGCTAAGCAAAATTTAGATAAAATTAAACAAGCAATGAATATTTAA
- a CDS encoding NAD(P)-binding domain-containing protein, whose amino-acid sequence MIYDLIVIGAGPAGIAAAFEAKKNGAKNVLLLEKAKENCQTFRVYYKDGKRVDKVYKGIDVANKGNLNFVDGTKESTLELFDNAIKQSDFEYKTSCEVEKVKKEADNYKVVTSNGDFLTKYVVVAIGRMGKPNKPDYKLPSKFSKVINFNANDAKENEKILVVGGGNSAAEYAVDLSLKADVTMCYRKAEFTRLNDINLQNVKNAKINLLMATDIVEVSDSLDKPSVKFTNGTTMEFDRIIYGIGGSTPVDFLNNCSINIDDKGVPSFDANTMQTNMQGIFVAGDIASKNGESIMIALNAAKSIADFCFKA is encoded by the coding sequence ATGATTTATGATTTAATAGTAATTGGAGCAGGTCCTGCTGGAATTGCAGCTGCTTTTGAAGCAAAGAAAAATGGTGCAAAGAATGTTTTGTTATTAGAAAAAGCAAAAGAAAATTGCCAAACTTTTAGAGTTTATTATAAAGACGGAAAAAGGGTTGATAAAGTTTATAAAGGCATAGATGTTGCTAATAAAGGTAATTTAAATTTTGTTGATGGAACAAAAGAAAGCACATTAGAATTATTTGATAATGCGATTAAGCAATCAGATTTTGAATACAAAACATCTTGTGAAGTTGAAAAGGTTAAAAAAGAAGCAGATAATTACAAAGTTGTAACTTCAAATGGCGATTTTTTAACCAAATATGTTGTAGTTGCTATTGGTAGAATGGGTAAGCCTAATAAACCAGATTACAAACTTCCATCAAAATTTTCAAAAGTTATTAATTTTAATGCAAATGATGCAAAAGAAAATGAAAAAATCTTAGTAGTAGGCGGTGGAAATTCAGCTGCTGAATACGCTGTTGATTTAAGTTTAAAAGCTGATGTAACAATGTGTTATAGAAAGGCTGAATTTACAAGATTAAACGATATAAATTTACAAAATGTAAAAAATGCTAAAATTAATCTTTTAATGGCTACTGATATTGTTGAAGTTAGCGATAGTTTAGATAAACCAAGTGTAAAATTTACAAATGGTACAACTATGGAATTTGATAGAATAATTTATGGAATTGGTGGTTCAACTCCAGTTGATTTTTTAAATAATTGCTCAATTAATATTGATGATAAAGGCGTGCCTAGCTTTGATGCAAATACAATGCAAACAAATATGCAAGGAATTTTTGTTGCAGGCGATATTGCTTCAAAAAATGGTGAAAGTATTATGATTGCGTTAAATGCTGCTAAAAGTATTGCTGATTTTTGTTTTAAGGCTTAA
- a CDS encoding YkgJ family cysteine cluster protein, producing the protein MIYNKDFSYSFDENKCKECGGKCCTGESGYIFLDDIELNNLAEFFKMQKDEFIKNYCIKIKNRYSLREKLYLDGYACIFFNEDEKNCGIYNLRPKQCRTFPFWEYFKKNVDEVKKECIGICF; encoded by the coding sequence GTGATTTATAATAAAGATTTTTCTTATTCTTTTGATGAAAACAAGTGCAAAGAGTGTGGTGGAAAATGTTGCACAGGAGAGAGCGGGTATATTTTTTTAGATGATATAGAACTTAATAATTTAGCTGAATTTTTTAAAATGCAAAAAGATGAATTTATAAAAAATTACTGTATAAAAATCAAAAATCGCTATTCTTTAAGAGAAAAATTGTATTTAGATGGATATGCTTGTATTTTTTTTAATGAAGATGAAAAAAACTGCGGAATTTATAATTTACGCCCAAAACAGTGTAGAACTTTTCCTTTTTGGGAGTATTTTAAAAAAAATGTTGATGAGGTGAAAAAAGAATGTATAGGTATTTGTTTTTAA
- a CDS encoding tRNA1(Val) (adenine(37)-N6)-methyltransferase: MIIYQYKNGYRYNSDSLILYDFSKQYLKRGYGLDIGCGSGILALLLSQNNKIKMNAIDIQEQNTNLASFNFKNNNLNIQSFTSDINTFTNAQKYDFAICNPPFYTKEFAQNEHINISRHHSYMRLDDLLKHCSRLLKPMGEFCFCYDAKKLDYVFSKISLSSFKCLALKLVFSKTNKDAYLALFYLKKSSKSDLKILKPFVCYDENNQVSSEFKRIYDEIKVNSCDL, from the coding sequence ATGATAATTTATCAATATAAAAATGGCTATCGATACAATAGTGATAGCCTTATTTTGTATGATTTTTCAAAACAGTATTTAAAGCGTGGTTATGGGCTTGATATTGGTTGTGGTAGTGGTATTTTAGCCTTACTTTTAAGTCAAAATAATAAGATTAAAATGAATGCCATTGATATTCAAGAGCAAAATACTAATTTAGCTAGTTTTAATTTTAAAAATAATAATTTAAATATACAAAGTTTTACCTCGGATATTAATACTTTTACAAATGCTCAAAAATACGATTTTGCTATTTGTAATCCACCTTTTTACACTAAAGAATTTGCACAAAATGAACATATAAATATTAGCAGACACCATAGTTATATGCGTTTAGATGATTTGTTAAAACATTGCTCAAGATTATTAAAGCCAATGGGGGAATTTTGTTTTTGTTATGATGCAAAAAAACTTGATTATGTTTTTTCTAAAATTAGTTTGAGTTCTTTTAAATGCCTTGCTTTAAAACTTGTATTTTCAAAAACTAATAAGGATGCATATTTAGCACTTTTTTATCTTAAAAAGTCTAGCAAAAGTGATTTAAAAATTTTAAAACCCTTTGTATGCTATGATGAAAACAATCAAGTAAGCAGTGAATTTAAAAGAATTTATGATGAGATAAAGGTAAATAGTTGTGATTTATAA
- a CDS encoding ribokinase, with translation MSKNIIVFGSMNVDFSIACSKMPKEGETVLGDDLLITQGGKGANQALAAAKLGANVKMLASVADDNFSNFLIDNLKNNNICVKNIIKAKNSNSSIAFILRSNNDNRIIINKGANVYIQADDIKKTLNSLAKNKEIKENDIFITQLECDIKASLEALKYAKELNLYTIFNPAPALKIDKSYLKYVDLFILNQSECEFYTKENLNENNLITNIDKLLSLGIKELILTLSSKGCIYKKQGQKELRFLANKVKSIDTTAAGDCFIGALAASFSKNNDIAKSIEFASKAAALSTLKLGAQSSIPSLEEVNNFFKENK, from the coding sequence ATGTCTAAAAATATAATTGTATTTGGCAGTATGAATGTTGATTTTTCTATTGCCTGTAGTAAGATGCCAAAAGAAGGCGAGACAGTCTTAGGAGATGATTTATTAATCACTCAAGGTGGTAAGGGTGCAAACCAAGCTTTAGCAGCAGCAAAGCTAGGAGCAAATGTTAAAATGCTTGCTAGTGTTGCAGACGATAATTTTAGCAATTTTTTAATTGATAACTTAAAAAATAATAACATTTGTGTAAAAAACATAATTAAAGCTAAAAATTCTAACAGTTCAATCGCCTTTATTTTAAGGTCAAATAACGATAATAGAATTATTATTAATAAAGGTGCAAATGTTTATATACAAGCAGATGATATTAAAAAAACATTAAATTCTTTAGCTAAAAATAAAGAAATAAAAGAAAATGATATTTTTATTACTCAGCTAGAATGCGATATTAAAGCTAGTTTAGAAGCCTTAAAATATGCTAAAGAATTAAATCTTTATACTATTTTTAACCCTGCACCAGCTTTAAAAATAGATAAGTCTTATTTAAAATATGTTGATTTATTTATTTTAAATCAAAGCGAATGCGAGTTTTATACAAAAGAAAATTTAAATGAAAATAATTTAATAACCAATATTGATAAATTATTATCTTTAGGTATCAAAGAACTTATTTTAACTCTATCAAGCAAGGGTTGTATTTACAAAAAGCAAGGGCAAAAAGAACTTAGATTTTTAGCTAATAAGGTAAAAAGTATTGACACAACAGCAGCAGGTGATTGTTTTATAGGTGCTTTAGCTGCAAGTTTTAGCAAAAATAATGATATAGCAAAATCAATAGAATTTGCAAGCAAGGCCGCAGCGCTTAGCACTTTAAAACTTGGTGCTCAAAGTTCTATTCCTAGTTTAGAAGAAGTAAATAATTTTTTTAAGGAGAATAAATGA